The Metabacillus schmidteae nucleotide sequence TCATTGATTTATGGGCTAAGACGAAGGAATTATATGAGGAATTAGGTATAGAGGGATCTAAGAAACTCTTTACCATCTTTAAACCAAACGAACAGCCGAATTATCCAAATGGAATTGAAGACAATACTCACTTTAGCGAACATGGAGCAAAAGAGGTAGGGAAATTGGTGATTGAGGAGATGAGAGAGCTTCAATTACCTATCGCTGGATATGTTAATAGAGTGTAAGAGCTCTATTTTGTTAGAACCACGGTTTTTCGTGGTTTTTTATAGGATGAAGATATAAGATCTTAATTTTGTAAAGGAGTCAACAAATGGCAAAAAAACTATATCATGGAGCAGCGTATTATCCTGAATTGTGGAATGAGGAAACAATTGAAGAAGATCTTAATTTGATGATAGAAGCAGGTATTAATGTTGTGCGAATCGGGGAATTCGCCTGGTCCTCGATGGAAAAGGAAGAGGGAAACATTGATCTAAGCTTTTTTGTTAATATCATTGAAAGACTATACAATCATGGAATTGAGACGGTTATGTGTACGCCAACACCTACTCCACCAATTTGGTTAACACACAATCATCCGGAAAGATTACATGTTGATGCAAAAGGAAACGTAATGAGCCATGGATCGAGGCAGCATATTTGTACGAACAATGCTTATTTTAGAAAAAGAGCAGCTATCATTACCGGGGAAATAGCAAAAGCTGTAGGCCATTTACCTGGTGTGATTGGTTGGCAACTAGATAACGAGTTTAAATGCCATGTAAGTGAATGTATGTGTGAAACATGTAAAACATTGTGGCATAAATGGTTAGAAGGGCGGTATGGAACAATTGATACATTAAATAAATCTTGGGGAACTCATATTTGGAGTCAATATTATCATTCCTTTGATCAGGTTCCACAGCCAATCTCAACTCCATTTCTTCATAACTCAAGTTTAAGTACAATGTATCAACTTTTTTCATATGAAAAAATTGCTGAATTTTCAGATGAGCAGGCAGCGATTGTCCGTCAATATTCGAAAGCACCAATTACACATAATAGCACAACCTTCTTTCATGTTGATAATGAAAGGTTATACAAGCATCTCGATTTTGCATCATTTGATACGTATGCTGAGCGAAGTAATTTTGCCTCTTATTTATTTAATTGTGATTTATGGAGAAATTTTAAATCAGGTCAAGATTATTGGATTATGGAAACAAGCCCATCACATAGTGCATCACTTGAAAGTTATGCGGCTCCTCATCCAAATGGTTATTTAAAAGCAGAGGCTGTCGCTTCATATGCGTTAGGCGGGGAAGCGTTTTGTTATTGGTTGTGGAGACAGCAACGTACAGGCTGTGAACAGCCGCACGGGTCTGTTATTAGTGCTTGGGGAAAGCCGACTGTTGGTTTTGAAAATGTAAAAGAAGTAGAAGCTGCAAGGAAAGAGCTTGAATCAATCATTACATCAACTAGACCCTTACAAGCGGAGGTAGCGATCACGTATTCAGATAGAGCAAGAGCTTTTATGAAAACAGAGCCACATAAAGATTTAGATTATCGTTCTCTTATCATACCTTTTTACGAGAGAGTGCTCTCTGCAGGTTATCACCGTGATTTGCTTCCTGAGGGTGCGAATTTAAAAGGATACAAATTATTATTCACACCTTTTGTCCACTATGTGTCTAATGATTATCTGCAACAAGCTACAAAATTTGTTGAAGAAGGCGGAATATGGATTGTTGGTCCACTTACTGGAGGAAGAACAGAACACCATACGATCCATACAGATGCAGCGTTAGGAAAGCTTGAGCAATTAGCTGGAGTTGAAACACTTTATACGTATCCAATGGATGGAACTGAAACGTATGGTGAATTTAATGGAGTTAAAGCTCCGTTAAGTTTATGGAGTTCTGTTTTTCAACCTACGGCTGGAAGAGCAGTGGGTACAATATGGGGCGGTAACTCTGATGGAGAAGCTTTTATGACTGAGCACAGATACGGTAAAGGGAAAATTGTCATGCTTGGTTCACTTCCATCAGGAGAATCGGGAGACCTTTTACTAAAGAATCTTATTGATCATTATGCAAAAGAAGCAAATGTACAGCTTAAAACAGATGTCTCAAGAGGCACGATTGTAGCTCCGCGAATTGGAAACGGCGAAACTATTTGGGTGATTGTAAATATGGACGGAGCTGGCGGAACTGTGTCTATACCAGATAGTGGAATTGATAGTGTGACAGGCCAACAGCTTGAGGAGGGTCAATACGAAATTGGACCTTTTGAGCACAAGGTCATCACATTTCGAATGAAAGACGAGCAAACGACTGGGGCAGCTCAGGGAGAAGTGACAATAAGTTAAATCCAGATAATGAACCCCTGATAGAAGCTACTATCAGGGGTTCTACTTTTTGTAAGTTTAGTAGTAGGTACATAGCTGCTTGGAGCGATAAATCAACCACTGCTAGAAATATATCAACCATAAACAGAGAGGAATCCGCCATAATTATTAAAATACCTGCTAATGAAAAGTGAACTCCTCTGTTTTTTAAACGATAAAACCTGTTATCTGCATGTTTTTCCAGACCTATATATTTTAAACTATAAAAGATTTAATTTTATAACCTCCAAAATTGTAAGGGTTTACATTTTTGGAGTACCAGGGGGTGGATTTTTCAAAAAGTGACATGATGTAGATAGCTATCGGCATCAGGGGATTAAAAAATGGGAGGTAATAATTCGTGGGGAAGAGTTTAACGAAAAAGTTTTCTGTATTAACAAGTACGGTGATGTTAACATCGATGTTTAGTGGACTTGCACCATTAGCCACACCATCTGTTACAGCTGCAGAAACTGCGACAAATAACTTAAAATTTGATTTTGGATCTGCTGCAAGTCCTGTTGCAGAAGGGTATAACCAAGTAGCAAATACCTTGGTTTACAGTACTGAAAAGGGGTATGGATTCAGCTCTTCTGTTGATTTTCGTGATAGAGGTGAGCCTGATGCTTTGCTAAGGGATTTTGCCCTTGCTGGCGGGAAGGAATTTAAGGTGGATGTTCCCAACGGGGAATACACAGTTAGAATAAAAACCGGTGATCAAATTGCTTCAAATCGAACAAGCTTCTCGATAGAAGGGAAATCAAATGGGTCCATTTCCTCCAGTGCCGGAAAATTCGAAGAGGTTAAGGCGAATACAGAGGTTACTGATGGACAACTCAATATTGCAATTGGAGAGAACGGGCGAATTAATTCATTAGAAATTATCCCGATGATTGCACCAGATGGCTTAGAGGCAGTGGATAAGAAGCTGGGTGCAGAATCAAGTGTTTCATTAAAATGGAACACGGTTGATGGTGCTAAAAGCTATAATATCTACCGCAAGCTAGAAGAAGAACAAACGGCAACAAAAATTGGAAGTACGGAAAATGGTGAATTCATAGATACGACTGCACAACTTGGGCTTACATACACATATACGGTGACACAAATTAATGAAGAGGATGTTGAATCAACACCAAGTAATGAAGTAACTGTCAATGTATATGATGAAGAAGTCCAAGCTCCAAATGAACCATCAAATCTTGTCCTTTCGAAGGCAACCAATGATTCAGTTGAATTCAAATGGAAAGCAATAGAAGATGCAGTTATGTACTATATTTATCGTTCAAAATCAGAGGATGGATCTTATTCCTTGGTTGGTACATCAACAAAGCCAACATTTGTTGATTCTGTTGCTACGACAACAAATTTTTATTACAAAATACGTGCAGTAAATGTAGGGGGATTTTCAAAAATTTCTTCTCCTCTTAAAACACCAATTGCTAATACAATGGTTCGTCAAATGGAGGAGTTAGGCCGTGATCTTGTTGCCGTTAAGGTAGATGAAGGGGTTTTTATTAGCTGGCGCTTACTAGGTACTGATTCTGAGGATACTGCCTTTAACCTTTACCGTGACGGTAAAAAAGTAAATGATAAACCAATTACATCTAGTACAAATTTTGTTGATTCAAAAGGAACAGTTAATGCTAAATATGAGGTTCGTGAAGTTATAGATGGAAAAGAACAACAAACAGCAGATAAAGCCAATGTATTAAGCAATCAATACTTTGACATTCCTCTGCAAAAACCAGAAGGCGGAACAACCCCTGATGGTGTGGAATACACATACAATGCGAATGACGCAAGCATTGGTGATCTTGATGGAGATGGCGAATATGAAATTATTTTAAAATGGGATCCATCTAATTCGAAAGATAATTCAAAATCCGGATACACAGGTAACGTTTATATTGATGCATATAAATTAGATGGAACGCGTTTATGGAGATTGGATTTAGGTAAAAACATCCGAGCTGGCGCTCATTATACACAGTTCCTAGTATATGATTTTGACGGAAACGGTAAATCTGAAATTGTGATGAAAACAGCAGATGGTACAAAGGATGGACAAGGTACAGTCATCGGAGATGCTGATGCTGATTACCGAAATTCAGGAGGTTACGTTTTAAGTGGACCTGAATATTTAACTGTATTTGAAGGTGCAACAGGTAAAGCGTTAACAACAACGGAATATGATCCAGCACGAGGCAATGTTAGTGATTGGGGAGATGGTTATGGAAACCGGGTTGACCGCTTTCTTGCCGGAGTTGCGTATTTAGATGGAAAGACGCCAAGTATCATCATGGCTCGTGGTTATTACACAAGAGCTGTTTTAACAGCTTATAACTTTAAAAATGGAGAACTGACAAAACTTTGGAATTTTGATAGCAATACCTCCGGAAATGAAGCCTACAGAGGACAGGGGAATCACAGCATGAGTATTGCAGACGTCGATTTTGATGGTAAGGACGAGATTATCTATGGCGCAGCAGCAATTGATCATGATGGAACAGGTTTGCATACGACAGGTTGGGGACATGGTGATGCTCAACATGTAAGTGATTTAGATCCAACGAGACCAGGATTGGAGATTTTTGGCGTACATGAAAACTCAAGTTCACCTTATGGATTATCGTTCCGTGATGGAGAAACTGGTGAAATCATCTGGGGTGTAAAAACAGGCAGGGATACAGGTAGAGGTGTATCAGCTGATGTAGATCCCCGCTATCCAGGTGCAGAAGCTTGGGCAATTGGTGGAGCGTGGAATGATCGAACAGGCGGAATGTATTCAGCAAAAGGCGAAAAAATCAGTACAAACATCCCAACATCAAACTTTGCAATTTGGTGGGATGGAGACTTACTTCGTGAATTGTTAGACCATGATTTTGATGAAACACAAGGCAGCCCAACATATGGTTTAGGTACAGCAAAAATTGATAAATGGAATCCTGAAACAAATAGTCTGGATAATTTAGTAACAGATTCTGAAGTAACATCAAATAACTGGACAAAAGGAAATCCTGCCCTTCAAGCTGATTTATTAGGAGACTGGAGAGAGGAAGCAATTTGGAGATTAAACGATAGCAGTGCATTGCGTGTTTATACAACAACTGCTGTGACAGAGCACCGTATCCCAACTCTCATGCATGATTCCCAATATAGGGTTGCTATCGCATGGCAGAATGTAGGATATAATCAACCTCCACATCCAAGTTACTTTTTAGGTCAGGACATGGAAAAACCACAGTTCCCGGCTATTCATACGGGGAAAGTCGAACGAGTTGGTGTTCAAGTTAACCCTGAAGTAATTAATGTAAAAAGTAAGGGTGGGGAAAACTCTGTTACGATTAAAGTAGACTTCACATCCAATAATAAAGGAAATATTAAAGCCGTTAAACTACATGTAAATGGAAAAACCATTTTTGGAAATGTAAGTGGAAATAGTAAGAAGGCTACAATTAAAGTGAACCGTCAAGAAATTATAGCTGCATTAGACAACATAAAAGGTGAAGTTGAAGTATCTTTAACAGGTTACCTTGATTCAGGTGTAACCATAACTGGAAGTGACAGGCTGACCGTTAAGTAAATTTAGCTGTTTAGAGAGAGGGTGACTCAAAAGGTCGTTAAACGACGACTTTTTGAGCACCTTTTTTTCTTATTTGTTGAAAATTTCTATATGCTTTTCTAACTTTTTAATACTATGTTCAATCTGTTCCGAAGTAATCGGTGTTTCTTTCAGTTTTTCTTCTCGCTCCGCGGAAGGGGCGGACTTTTCCTCTTCATCAAGGATGTGCTCAATTTGTAAGCGAGTTGACGATATTTGTCATCTAAACTTCTTCGTATTTCTCAGTGGCTTTTCTTCAAACAAAAGTATATTGATTTGCATTTGGTTCTATTTTCGTCCCATCAAAAAAATAGTGTTCTAGCTTTACTAATCCTTTTTCACGCAGTAACTCTACAATTGAAAAGAAGACTTGGTAGATAAATGGTTTTGAGGGATGAGAATTTCAAGGTCTAATGGAAGAACTAACTGATTCATGTTATAATTAACGGAAGAGATATGTTCATATTTCATAAAAAGTCGTTCCTTTCTTGGCTAATTTGGTGTGGTAACTAAATTATACAAAATGGGACGATTTTTTTGTTGTTTAATTATTCTTAAAAAAGACTGTTTCCGTAGGAGTGTTGCTTCTATGAATACAATTTTAGTTCGATAGTGGAATGGAGCGTAAGACACTTGACTCCTGCGGGAAGTGAGGAAAGGCTGAGACCCCACAGCCGAAGGCGAGGAGGCTCAGCTTCCTCCCCGCGGAAAGCAAGTGTCTGGAGCGCAATGGAACGTCCCGGTTTTTACGTTTGTCTGAGTTAAAAGATCAAAGTATGAAAAAAGGCTAACCCAAGGTGTAAAATCTAGACTTTTGGGTCGGCCCCTTTTCTTTTTAAGGGTTAACAACACTGTTTTTCTGAGGAAAATAACGGTTTTTTTTATATGAATCAACTAGCATAGTCCTTATAATGGGCATTAGTTTCATTTTTTGAAAGTGCTTACAAAAAGGAGGATCATTGTTTTCTAGTAAGTTCTTTTACAGAACAAAAAGAAAAAGTTACTTAAGCATTAGATGACCTACTATTTTTCTATTTACTCTCGCAATTGTCCCCATCAAGTAATCAGTACACTTTTTCTATACCCTAAATAAGCGAAAGGTGATGAAGAAAGCTTGAAAAAACATTCTTTAACGAAAACACTTTTATCCTTATCAATCGCAGCTCCTCTTGTAATGACTGGTTTTCAAAGTGGTACATTGGCATCTGTACCTAAAGCAAATCACAAAAATGCAGTTCAACTGGAATATCTCGACAGAGGGCTGGTAGCTGCAAGGACATCAGAAGGAATCTTTTTAAGTTGGCGACTACTCGCAAGTGAAGTCTCTGGATATTCTGACTCGGGGTTAACGGGTGTAAATTTCCATGTGTATCGTGACGGGAAAAAGATCGGAACTGTTAATGACAGTACGAACTTTTTAGATGAAAAGGGGACAGCAACATCAAAATACTATGTGTCAGCTGTTAAAGACGGAAAAGAAATAGATCAAAGCAGTAACGCATCACCTTGGAAAGATACATATTATGATCTAAAACTTAAAAAGCCGGCTGACGGAGTCACTCCTAGTGGTGAAGCATATTCCTATAGAGCCAATGATATGAGTGTCGGTGATGTTGATGGCGACGGACAATATGAATTTTTTGTAAAGTGGGATCCATCTAACTCA carries:
- a CDS encoding beta-galactosidase — translated: MAKKLYHGAAYYPELWNEETIEEDLNLMIEAGINVVRIGEFAWSSMEKEEGNIDLSFFVNIIERLYNHGIETVMCTPTPTPPIWLTHNHPERLHVDAKGNVMSHGSRQHICTNNAYFRKRAAIITGEIAKAVGHLPGVIGWQLDNEFKCHVSECMCETCKTLWHKWLEGRYGTIDTLNKSWGTHIWSQYYHSFDQVPQPISTPFLHNSSLSTMYQLFSYEKIAEFSDEQAAIVRQYSKAPITHNSTTFFHVDNERLYKHLDFASFDTYAERSNFASYLFNCDLWRNFKSGQDYWIMETSPSHSASLESYAAPHPNGYLKAEAVASYALGGEAFCYWLWRQQRTGCEQPHGSVISAWGKPTVGFENVKEVEAARKELESIITSTRPLQAEVAITYSDRARAFMKTEPHKDLDYRSLIIPFYERVLSAGYHRDLLPEGANLKGYKLLFTPFVHYVSNDYLQQATKFVEEGGIWIVGPLTGGRTEHHTIHTDAALGKLEQLAGVETLYTYPMDGTETYGEFNGVKAPLSLWSSVFQPTAGRAVGTIWGGNSDGEAFMTEHRYGKGKIVMLGSLPSGESGDLLLKNLIDHYAKEANVQLKTDVSRGTIVAPRIGNGETIWVIVNMDGAGGTVSIPDSGIDSVTGQQLEEGQYEIGPFEHKVITFRMKDEQTTGAAQGEVTIS
- a CDS encoding rhamnogalacturonan lyase family protein; its protein translation is MLTSMFSGLAPLATPSVTAAETATNNLKFDFGSAASPVAEGYNQVANTLVYSTEKGYGFSSSVDFRDRGEPDALLRDFALAGGKEFKVDVPNGEYTVRIKTGDQIASNRTSFSIEGKSNGSISSSAGKFEEVKANTEVTDGQLNIAIGENGRINSLEIIPMIAPDGLEAVDKKLGAESSVSLKWNTVDGAKSYNIYRKLEEEQTATKIGSTENGEFIDTTAQLGLTYTYTVTQINEEDVESTPSNEVTVNVYDEEVQAPNEPSNLVLSKATNDSVEFKWKAIEDAVMYYIYRSKSEDGSYSLVGTSTKPTFVDSVATTTNFYYKIRAVNVGGFSKISSPLKTPIANTMVRQMEELGRDLVAVKVDEGVFISWRLLGTDSEDTAFNLYRDGKKVNDKPITSSTNFVDSKGTVNAKYEVREVIDGKEQQTADKANVLSNQYFDIPLQKPEGGTTPDGVEYTYNANDASIGDLDGDGEYEIILKWDPSNSKDNSKSGYTGNVYIDAYKLDGTRLWRLDLGKNIRAGAHYTQFLVYDFDGNGKSEIVMKTADGTKDGQGTVIGDADADYRNSGGYVLSGPEYLTVFEGATGKALTTTEYDPARGNVSDWGDGYGNRVDRFLAGVAYLDGKTPSIIMARGYYTRAVLTAYNFKNGELTKLWNFDSNTSGNEAYRGQGNHSMSIADVDFDGKDEIIYGAAAIDHDGTGLHTTGWGHGDAQHVSDLDPTRPGLEIFGVHENSSSPYGLSFRDGETGEIIWGVKTGRDTGRGVSADVDPRYPGAEAWAIGGAWNDRTGGMYSAKGEKISTNIPTSNFAIWWDGDLLRELLDHDFDETQGSPTYGLGTAKIDKWNPETNSLDNLVTDSEVTSNNWTKGNPALQADLLGDWREEAIWRLNDSSALRVYTTTAVTEHRIPTLMHDSQYRVAIAWQNVGYNQPPHPSYFLGQDMEKPQFPAIHTGKVERVGVQVNPEVINVKSKGGENSVTIKVDFTSNNKGNIKAVKLHVNGKTIFGNVSGNSKKATIKVNRQEIIAALDNIKGEVEVSLTGYLDSGVTITGSDRLTVK